Proteins co-encoded in one Nonlabens agnitus genomic window:
- the menA gene encoding 1,4-dihydroxy-2-naphthoate octaprenyltransferase, translated as MKNKTQAWISAARPRTLPLSISGILVGSAYAYLDIAFAKASYNVFDGLYNHIPVIYFNWWIPILALLTTLGFQILSNFANDYGDGVKGTDNDERIGPMRAIQSGIIKPPEMKRVMIITSVLTFLCAVALIYVSLGLEQLLISLFFLVLGIAAIWAAIKYTVGDNAYGYRGLGDVFVFIFFGPVSVMGIYFLITSVLDWSFILPSFTIGLLSVAVLNLNNMRDIESDKKSGKNTIPVKLGLEKSKRLHFAYLIIAFVSLMLFLWIQFIKSGSLELSVSYVLFLPILAFIPLLKHLLTVRSIASSILLDPELKKVALSTFLLALLSIVSVIVVS; from the coding sequence TTGAAAAATAAAACCCAAGCCTGGATCAGTGCTGCCAGACCACGTACGTTGCCGTTGAGTATTAGTGGCATTCTTGTGGGTAGTGCCTATGCTTATCTGGATATCGCTTTCGCGAAAGCGAGCTATAATGTGTTCGATGGACTATACAATCATATACCGGTCATTTATTTCAACTGGTGGATTCCTATTCTAGCCTTATTAACAACGCTAGGTTTCCAGATTCTATCCAATTTTGCCAATGACTATGGCGATGGAGTTAAGGGAACCGATAATGACGAGCGCATAGGTCCCATGAGAGCCATTCAAAGCGGCATCATCAAACCACCAGAAATGAAGCGTGTGATGATCATTACTTCTGTCCTCACTTTTTTATGTGCCGTTGCCTTGATTTATGTGAGCTTGGGATTGGAGCAACTTTTGATTTCTCTTTTCTTCTTAGTTCTTGGCATCGCGGCGATATGGGCGGCTATAAAATACACCGTTGGCGATAATGCCTATGGCTATCGAGGCCTTGGAGATGTTTTTGTATTTATATTTTTTGGCCCGGTAAGCGTGATGGGTATTTACTTCTTGATTACTTCGGTTCTGGATTGGAGTTTTATCCTACCATCGTTTACAATCGGGTTATTGAGTGTTGCGGTACTTAATCTGAACAACATGCGAGATATTGAAAGTGATAAGAAATCTGGAAAGAATACCATTCCCGTAAAGTTGGGACTGGAAAAATCAAAGAGGTTGCATTTCGCTTACCTTATAATAGCTTTCGTCTCCTTGATGCTGTTTCTATGGATACAGTTTATTAAATCGGGCAGTTTAGAACTATCCGTATCGTATGTGCTGTTCTTACCTATACTGGCTTTCATACCACTACTAAAACATCTGTTGACCGTTAGGAGCATAGCTTCTTCCATACTTCTGGATCCCGAATTGAAAAAAGTAGCCTTGTCTACATTTCTTCTGGCCCTTCTATCCATTGTAAGCGTTATAGTTGTTAGCTAA